AGCTCTCCCCTATCTAGTTTACACTGTACTTGAATTTCATAAGCTTCTTTCTGACTTTCATCAAGAGCGGTAATTACAACTGCATCCCAGAAAGGGATATCACCTACATCTTTTCCACGAATAGATTCAAATAATTTTAGCTTTTCTGCAGTTGAATTCCTAATATTATTGCTTGTTTGCGAGAAGCTTGTCATGGCTTTTGATGTGGCTTTTCTGAAGACGAATGCTCGATCGGGGATTAGGCAGGGACCTGGAACCAGTTCATTGGATATTACTACATCCAGGCCCCAAACGAGAGACCGTAAAAGATGGCGGATGTGGAGTCTCTTTTCGAATTTGTTCACATGGAAATTGTTGCTTATTTCCAAAACAAACCCGGAAAACACATTGATGTGAGTATCTTAGGAAGGCTAATCTTTGGGAGTAAATCTGGTTTAAAGATATGCTCGTAAATGATCACCAGTAGCTGGGCTCGTGTTATGCATTGGCCATGGGATGAGTTTAATTCTAATCTGCAAACATTAATTTACCTATAGAATGATGTTATTCAAAATCTGGAGCATCTTGGGTTTAGTGTTGGTCAAAGGCTAGTTGAAAGGTAAGCTTTTGAAAACGTTTTACTCGTGAAAAgtgttataaaaaaaagaaatgtatcttgatttgttattttctATTTTCTAACAAGATTCACCAAAGATTCTCCAAGATTTAAGGATGAATTGGAGATTATGAAATATATATGTAAAGACTTCTGGACAGCTGTTTATAAAAAGCAAATCGATAACTTGAGAACAAATCACCAGGTAAACATGTTTCGTTATTGTTGCTCATTTGGATTGGTTGACTTGCCATTATCAATAAATGCGATTACTTCAAGGGAGTGGGGGTTACCTCACCCATTTCGGGAGTACAaatcccctcccctccccttaAATGGGGAAATAATCTTGAGGAAATGATGTTTTAAAATGTTCCCCTTTATGCTGCCTCGCAGTGAGGCAACATTTTATTGTGGaaggaaaaatgtgttttccaggaagcaaaaatattttttgaca
The sequence above is a segment of the Montipora foliosa isolate CH-2021 chromosome 2, ASM3666993v2, whole genome shotgun sequence genome. Coding sequences within it:
- the LOC137991976 gene encoding trafficking protein particle complex subunit 6b-like, with product MADVESLFEFVHMEIVAYFQNKPGKHIDNDVIQNLEHLGFSVGQRLVERFTKDSPRFKDELEIMKYICKDFWTAVYKKQIDNLRTNHQGTYVLQDNNFQLLTQMSDGKQYTEDAPKFLAFPVGLIRGALSNLGLTCSVSADVLSMPKCKFQIVIPSS